One Mercurialis annua linkage group LG3, ddMerAnnu1.2, whole genome shotgun sequence DNA window includes the following coding sequences:
- the LOC126672368 gene encoding uncharacterized protein LOC126672368, with protein sequence MLHAVDSKLFLKKNSKEKQCSVLSAPSTPRRLGDFSLSDPSSPSRIVEFYRTFDEFEDSNSGGFVFNWEERSGSPRSPSPKGDEFAFDFRSELEETSLSAEDLFDGGKIKPLKPPPRLQYEDRSPLLSPRSPLAQGKKMFHEAFSPRKKKDYSDPFATAAENTRNQRGRDRSPASLTSTASRRRAARLLSPYRVSEYPWKEEEIKLQDNAKEQSTTAQNLKMVWGG encoded by the coding sequence AAAAATAGTAAAGAGAAACAGTGCTCCGTCTTGAGTGCTCCGTCTACGCCTAGGCGTTTGGGTGATTTTTCTCTCAGTGATCCTTCCAGTCCTTCCAGAATCGTTGAGTTTTATCGTACTTTTGACGAGTTTGAAGATAGTAACAGCGgaggatttgtttttaattggGAGGAAAGATCTGGTTCGCCTAGATCTCCGTCGCCAAAAGGGGATGAATTCGCTTTTGATTTCAGGTCTGAGTTAGAAGAAACTTCTCTTTCTGCTGAAGATCTTTTCGACGGAGGTAAAATCAAGCCGCTGAAGCCTCCTCCAAGACTACAGTACGAAGACAGGAGTCCTCTTTTGTCGCCGAGATCGCCGCTGGCTCAAGGGAAAAAGATGTTTCATGAGGCTTTCTCGCCGAGGAAGAAGAAAGATTATTCAGATCCATTTGCTACAGCTGCTGAAAATACTCGAAATCAAAGAGGTAGAGATAGAAGTCCGGCGAGTTTAACATCTACTGCGAGCCGCCGGCGAGCTGCGAGATTGTTGTCTCCGTATAGAGTATCTGAATATCCATGGAAAGAAGAGGAAATAAAGTTACAAGACAACGCCAAAGAACAATCTACCACTGCTCAGAATTTGAAAATGGTGTGGGGAGGGTGA